In Dehalogenimonas etheniformans, one genomic interval encodes:
- a CDS encoding adenosylcobalamin-dependent ribonucleoside-diphosphate reductase — protein sequence MIILEEPQKSLYVNNRLLEKRYLRTDVLGETNETPDDMFRRIANIFSSAEEGQISRNSHVVNHDSYYNLLASLDFLPNSPTLLNAGTENGQLASCYVLPIDDSVNGIGDALKQTMLIHKSGGSTGFNLSSIRPAQDKVGGRDRVAGGPIGLLNLLSVTADYIKQGGVRRGCNTALLNLDHPDIVEFIGAKRDPGRLTNLYTTVSIKDNFMDRVTSGSELPLVNPRNGQTTATVSACDIFDLIVDQAWRTGDPGLTFIDTVNKNNPIPHLGKIEYMSGCGEEALLPFESCILGSINLVNMLKKELDGTFSIDWQHLSQTIPLSVRFLDTAIDLNHYPILQSELISRRTRKIGLGVMGFADMLIRLGVPYNSDKALGIAEAIMSFVQDIAHETSHKLALDRGPFPAYQGSVYEFEGITMRNASVTSIAPTGSISLIAGVSSGIEPLFGTVFVRNMLDGEKLLEVNPFFERVAREQGFFSFALLERLVSKNRLDQIEGVPDSVKKIFVTAHGVSPEWHVKIQAAFQKYTDNAVSKTVNFPREASRDDIAKVFALAYQQSLKGITVYRDQSRSEQPLCTGEEGIRLVHQRYEYRHECL from the coding sequence ATGATAATCCTCGAAGAACCCCAAAAATCTCTTTACGTTAACAATAGATTATTAGAGAAACGATATTTGCGCACCGATGTACTCGGGGAGACCAACGAGACTCCTGACGATATGTTTCGAAGAATCGCCAATATATTTTCTTCAGCCGAAGAGGGCCAGATTTCAAGGAATTCGCACGTCGTTAACCATGACTCGTACTACAATCTTTTGGCTTCACTCGATTTTTTACCGAATTCCCCAACTTTGCTAAACGCAGGAACTGAAAATGGGCAGCTGGCTTCTTGTTATGTTTTGCCAATCGATGACAGCGTTAATGGGATTGGAGATGCCCTTAAACAGACTATGTTGATCCATAAAAGTGGTGGCTCAACCGGATTCAATCTTTCTAGTATTCGACCAGCGCAGGACAAGGTAGGAGGGAGGGATCGTGTTGCCGGAGGTCCCATAGGGTTACTAAACCTACTTTCGGTGACGGCAGACTATATAAAACAAGGTGGGGTTAGAAGAGGGTGCAATACAGCATTGCTGAACCTTGATCACCCCGATATTGTCGAGTTTATCGGTGCCAAGCGCGATCCTGGGCGTCTTACGAATTTATACACAACCGTTTCTATCAAAGACAATTTCATGGATAGGGTGACAAGTGGCAGCGAACTCCCTTTAGTTAATCCGAGGAATGGTCAGACAACAGCGACAGTTAGCGCTTGCGACATTTTCGATTTGATCGTCGATCAAGCTTGGCGAACCGGTGATCCGGGCTTAACCTTCATCGACACCGTTAACAAGAACAATCCAATTCCACATCTCGGTAAAATAGAGTATATGTCGGGCTGCGGTGAAGAGGCACTTTTGCCTTTTGAATCTTGTATTCTTGGCTCCATTAATCTCGTGAACATGCTGAAAAAAGAATTAGATGGCACCTTTTCAATCGATTGGCAACACCTATCACAGACAATCCCTTTATCGGTCCGTTTTTTAGATACCGCCATTGACCTCAATCATTACCCAATACTCCAAAGCGAATTAATTAGTCGCCGAACACGAAAAATTGGACTTGGTGTCATGGGATTTGCGGATATGCTCATCCGTTTGGGGGTCCCTTATAACTCGGATAAAGCACTCGGCATTGCCGAAGCAATCATGAGTTTTGTACAAGATATTGCCCATGAAACATCTCATAAGTTAGCGCTGGATCGTGGCCCGTTTCCTGCTTATCAAGGCAGTGTCTATGAATTTGAAGGCATCACAATGAGAAATGCATCAGTCACATCAATAGCTCCAACAGGTTCCATTTCGCTCATCGCTGGTGTCTCGAGTGGGATCGAACCGTTGTTTGGCACTGTTTTTGTTAGAAACATGTTGGACGGAGAAAAGTTGTTGGAAGTCAATCCGTTTTTCGAGAGAGTAGCGCGTGAACAAGGTTTCTTTAGCTTCGCACTTCTAGAACGCCTGGTGTCGAAAAATCGGCTTGATCAGATTGAAGGAGTACCTGATAGCGTAAAAAAAATCTTTGTTACCGCCCACGGGGTGTCCCCGGAGTGGCATGTGAAGATTCAAGCCGCTTTCCAGAAATATACTGATAATGCCGTAAGTAAAACTGTTAACTTCCCTCGTGAAGCGAGCCGAGACGATATCGCTAAGGTTTTCGCCCTTGCTTATCAACAGAGCTTGAAGGGAATCACTGTGTATAGGGATCAAAGCCGATCTGAGCAGCCTCTTTGTACAGGAGAAGAAGGTATTAGATTAGTGCATCAGAGATACGAGTATCGTCATGAATGTTTGTGA
- a CDS encoding radical SAM protein: MDFYNNTSPIGKLSVLCIYHIVYEPTFKSIIFHHWTECNLKCLGCYCKVEKLDFSLLPDWQIRVSTNPPEKAPERLLSLEEALSMTNGLDIDRAIFIGVEPSLDPGMPVLAREMKSKHKTYNILFTNGVTLPDLSNIDEVIFSLKAVTPESYKNYTGGDNRKSMANFRRVYNSGKKLQAEITLIPGVIDADEIEKVARFIALIDNKIPLRITGFIQLSGQAFRAPTGVEVESAATLAKRHLKTVNYLSGEMPRVGTPPIRLF; the protein is encoded by the coding sequence ATGGATTTTTACAATAATACTTCTCCAATCGGAAAGCTCTCGGTTCTTTGCATTTATCACATCGTTTATGAACCTACGTTTAAATCGATCATCTTTCACCATTGGACCGAATGCAACCTGAAATGCCTCGGCTGTTACTGCAAGGTTGAAAAGCTGGATTTCTCTCTATTGCCCGACTGGCAGATACGGGTCTCGACCAATCCCCCGGAGAAAGCACCGGAGAGACTGCTGTCACTCGAAGAAGCATTGTCGATGACGAACGGCCTTGACATCGACCGGGCGATCTTCATCGGAGTCGAGCCCTCGCTTGATCCGGGGATGCCGGTCCTTGCCAGAGAAATGAAATCGAAGCATAAAACCTACAATATTCTTTTTACAAACGGCGTCACGCTACCTGATCTTTCAAATATCGATGAGGTTATCTTCAGCCTGAAGGCGGTGACGCCTGAGTCGTACAAAAACTACACCGGCGGGGATAACCGTAAATCAATGGCCAACTTCCGCCGCGTGTACAATTCCGGCAAGAAACTACAGGCGGAAATCACGCTGATACCCGGAGTTATCGATGCGGATGAAATCGAAAAGGTGGCGCGGTTTATCGCCTTGATCGACAATAAGATACCGCTACGGATCACCGGTTTCATCCAACTGTCCGGCCAGGCGTTTAGGGCGCCGACGGGGGTAGAAGTCGAATCGGCGGCAACTCTGGCCAAGCGACACCTTAAAACAGTCAATTACCTTTCAGGCGAAATGCCCCGGGTGGGCACACCGCCAATCAGATTGTTCTAG
- a CDS encoding B12-binding domain-containing radical SAM protein has product MRILLVNPGSEVNPRFKTYAVFPNGILFLAAVLERAGHQVKVYDNVVDRRKPVDFADFNPELIGYSVLTGPDITQAIIQSKEFKTLYPKAKIVWGNVHPSCTPEQTMAEDFIDYIIVGAGEMPILELIDYLEKGSPKLAEIAGLFYRDDGRIRINERACELKNLDELPDPAWHLIDVPKYWQVSLNTSRGCPFRCTFCYNSAFHSGYRGDFSAERIISQVQHLQKTYGVKFIRFFEDNFTFNRKRLHRFCELVIKKKIKLKWDCEARADLSETDVDLMAKAGCVSVGIGVETGSKRLLEFMKKDINQDEMLRSFWNLVKHHILPRIYIMEAVPTETLEDFKATKDLLHTMGDTPYFYMRFVPYPGTPIYYYCIEQGLIKEPSSLADWPHFSFNMATKGNLSQVPTEVVTEAFAEYARTYGPRRVRFMWRYNKDFFLSLVKNPPQFFGAVKELIKNTLPVMFNKNSSSPDIKVEDIRTKKLAEAQAGDN; this is encoded by the coding sequence ATGAGAATATTACTCGTTAACCCCGGTTCCGAAGTCAATCCCCGCTTCAAGACCTACGCCGTTTTCCCCAACGGGATTCTGTTCCTCGCGGCGGTTCTGGAACGGGCTGGCCACCAGGTCAAGGTCTATGACAATGTCGTCGACCGCAGAAAGCCTGTCGACTTTGCCGACTTCAACCCGGAGCTTATCGGTTATTCCGTACTCACCGGCCCGGACATCACCCAAGCTATCATCCAATCCAAAGAATTCAAGACCCTGTATCCCAAAGCCAAGATCGTCTGGGGCAATGTCCATCCCTCCTGCACCCCCGAGCAGACCATGGCGGAGGACTTCATCGATTACATCATCGTCGGCGCCGGGGAGATGCCAATTCTTGAACTCATCGATTACCTTGAGAAGGGTAGCCCCAAACTGGCTGAGATAGCCGGACTGTTCTACCGTGACGATGGCCGGATCAGGATCAATGAGCGGGCATGCGAGCTCAAAAACCTCGATGAACTGCCCGACCCTGCATGGCACCTTATCGATGTGCCTAAGTACTGGCAAGTATCTTTAAACACCTCTCGGGGCTGTCCCTTCCGCTGTACCTTCTGCTATAACTCTGCCTTCCACTCCGGTTACCGTGGCGATTTCTCCGCCGAGCGAATCATCTCCCAGGTGCAGCATCTACAAAAGACTTATGGAGTGAAATTCATCCGCTTCTTTGAAGACAACTTCACTTTCAACAGGAAACGCCTTCACCGCTTCTGCGAACTGGTCATCAAAAAGAAAATCAAGCTCAAATGGGATTGCGAGGCAAGGGCCGATCTGTCCGAAACAGATGTCGACCTCATGGCCAAGGCTGGCTGTGTCTCGGTTGGAATCGGCGTCGAAACCGGATCAAAGAGGCTGCTTGAGTTCATGAAGAAGGACATCAACCAGGACGAGATGCTCAGAAGCTTCTGGAACTTGGTCAAACACCATATTCTGCCGCGCATCTACATCATGGAGGCGGTGCCGACCGAAACACTCGAGGATTTCAAAGCGACCAAAGACTTGCTTCATACCATGGGCGACACGCCGTATTTTTATATGCGCTTTGTGCCTTATCCCGGGACGCCTATTTATTATTACTGCATTGAACAGGGCTTGATCAAGGAACCATCGTCGCTGGCTGATTGGCCGCATTTTTCGTTCAACATGGCCACCAAGGGCAATTTATCACAGGTGCCGACGGAGGTAGTGACCGAGGCTTTCGCCGAGTACGCCCGAACCTATGGTCCTCGTCGGGTTCGCTTCATGTGGCGTTATAACAAAGATTTCTTTCTCTCTTTAGTGAAGAATCCCCCGCAGTTCTTTGGGGCAGTCAAGGAACTTATCAAAAACACCCTGCCGGTGATGTTCAACAAGAACTCAAGTTCACCCGATATCAAGGTCGAGGACATCCGCACCAAGAAACTGGCAGAGGCTCAAGCTGGAGACAATTAG
- a CDS encoding diphthine--ammonia ligase has protein sequence MNIAKREKVFVSWSGGKDSSMACYRAMQSGLDVCYLASMLTADTGRLFPHFVTAEVLRSQAAAIGIPLFEQWIEIPKDISHDVRLNEYDVKYSEMLCQLKTKGITGGVFGDVSRGNKFAQMHWDRVEDFCRPVGMKPYRPLWDQDREQMIRSTLDLGFKPMIIVADSDMGPSMLGKVLTREMLDQFKDRYEHLPDEKARIYYHTFVVDGPIFKKELVITESEKFTSGRVSYLDIKGVCLNQK, from the coding sequence ATGAACATAGCAAAAAGGGAAAAGGTTTTCGTGTCCTGGAGTGGCGGCAAAGATTCAAGCATGGCTTGCTATCGCGCCATGCAATCCGGTTTGGACGTCTGCTACCTGGCTTCAATGCTTACTGCGGATACAGGGCGCTTGTTTCCGCATTTTGTCACCGCTGAAGTGCTGCGTAGCCAAGCTGCAGCGATAGGGATCCCCCTTTTCGAGCAATGGATCGAAATTCCCAAAGATATCTCACATGACGTCCGCTTGAACGAATATGACGTCAAGTATTCTGAAATGTTGTGCCAGTTGAAAACAAAAGGAATCACTGGCGGCGTTTTCGGTGATGTCAGTAGAGGCAACAAATTTGCCCAGATGCATTGGGACAGAGTTGAGGATTTCTGCCGTCCGGTTGGAATGAAACCCTACCGGCCTCTGTGGGACCAGGATCGTGAACAGATGATCAGGAGCACCCTCGACCTCGGTTTCAAGCCTATGATCATCGTCGCCGATTCAGACATGGGGCCATCGATGTTGGGAAAGGTCTTAACACGTGAAATGCTTGACCAATTCAAAGACAGATATGAACACCTGCCCGATGAGAAGGCCAGAATTTACTATCACACATTTGTGGTAGACGGTCCTATTTTTAAGAAAGAATTAGTGATTACTGAAAGCGAAAAGTTTACATCCGGCAGAGTGTCTTATTTGGACATTAAAGGTGTTTGTTTGAACCAGAAATAA
- a CDS encoding tetratricopeptide repeat protein, whose product MDNSINKRIDECLESSRFTETAGLIKSVSKYLLNCGDYSSLLLWNSKFPNDVLKDDFELSIIFAQSLIHTGEVHQAGRILTSFIENTVNAPGSFAFLISAYIWRSAAHRLSGNLENAISDSTKAISLLDKSEGHNDLKASAHFRLGNCLIDTGNLEDAIHQLKLALDLSTDTFDLDLIARIQNSLGAAYMRLGNITKAAIHLEYAREAWAKTSNLGALASTMNNLAYIFQRLGQLARASDILQTSLDYARSAHATRLEASILIALGVVQRDLGELEQSTETLTLALGVSRQAMEKSFVSWAKAELGDTYRRAKKYSRSVGILNEAITQAQEQNQVMEIEIFRVSLGASQFLEGDHEKGLDLLTRTSEKLESLGDQEALARCYFFLACSNFSIKEFDKTITWLNKTYQLAKKIGYHEYLVNDGQDFPLVIQLAASKQIGGNFFGKIQERIKTRKIEKRKTIAGVEIPLPFEIEVAALGTSSVRIFSKSVGDAEWRSQRAKELFIYLFCHPNQTAEQIMAALWPDQSPSKALSNFHTSLYRARRATSPSIIVMNDGHYLINKDLRIYFDVSDFIQLMEPKLPDEEDSIFYERLGQAINVYRGAFLEGLQSEWIETVRRELEEKYLRTLSILACYYRKQKQFLKAIPIIEKATRVDEFQDDLYCDLVECHIALGDRLSALRVYQRYHSKILREIGSEPSSRFLELLKR is encoded by the coding sequence ATGGATAACTCCATCAACAAGAGAATCGATGAATGTCTGGAATCCAGCAGATTCACTGAAACCGCTGGGCTAATTAAGAGTGTCTCCAAATATCTATTAAATTGTGGGGATTATTCGTCCTTATTGCTTTGGAATTCAAAATTTCCGAATGATGTACTGAAGGATGACTTTGAACTATCCATTATCTTCGCTCAAAGCTTGATTCATACCGGAGAAGTACATCAAGCTGGCAGAATATTGACGAGTTTCATTGAAAATACCGTAAATGCCCCAGGTTCATTCGCATTTCTCATCAGTGCCTATATCTGGCGAAGTGCGGCACACCGTTTATCGGGCAACCTTGAAAACGCCATTTCCGATTCAACAAAAGCAATATCGCTTTTAGATAAAAGTGAAGGGCATAACGATTTAAAAGCCTCTGCTCACTTTAGATTGGGGAATTGCCTCATTGATACCGGTAATCTCGAGGATGCAATCCATCAATTAAAACTGGCATTGGATCTTTCGACGGATACTTTTGATCTTGATCTTATCGCCCGCATTCAAAATTCTCTTGGTGCAGCATACATGCGACTGGGCAATATCACCAAAGCTGCTATTCACCTGGAATATGCGCGCGAAGCTTGGGCAAAAACCAGCAATCTTGGCGCTTTAGCTTCAACTATGAACAATCTCGCGTATATCTTTCAAAGACTTGGTCAACTAGCACGAGCCTCCGACATTCTTCAAACATCTCTCGACTATGCAAGAAGCGCACACGCAACCCGTCTCGAGGCAAGCATTCTCATTGCTTTAGGTGTGGTCCAGCGCGATCTCGGTGAATTGGAACAATCAACCGAAACACTCACTCTGGCTTTAGGCGTGTCCCGCCAAGCGATGGAAAAGAGTTTTGTCTCCTGGGCGAAAGCCGAATTAGGGGATACATACCGAAGGGCTAAGAAATATTCCCGGTCAGTCGGAATACTGAATGAAGCCATTACCCAGGCACAGGAACAGAACCAAGTGATGGAGATCGAAATCTTCAGGGTGTCTTTGGGCGCTTCACAATTCTTAGAAGGCGATCATGAGAAAGGACTTGATCTTTTAACGAGGACTTCTGAGAAGCTGGAATCCCTTGGAGATCAAGAGGCTTTGGCTCGCTGCTATTTTTTCTTGGCCTGTAGCAATTTCAGCATCAAGGAATTTGATAAAACGATCACCTGGTTAAATAAAACCTATCAGCTGGCCAAGAAAATTGGATACCACGAATATCTGGTAAACGATGGCCAAGATTTTCCTCTGGTGATTCAATTAGCCGCCTCAAAACAGATCGGGGGAAACTTTTTCGGCAAGATCCAGGAACGCATCAAGACGAGGAAGATAGAAAAGCGGAAAACAATTGCCGGTGTTGAAATACCTCTACCTTTTGAAATTGAAGTAGCTGCACTGGGCACCAGCAGCGTTCGTATATTTTCGAAGTCTGTGGGAGATGCTGAGTGGCGCAGCCAAAGAGCCAAGGAGTTGTTTATTTATCTATTTTGCCATCCGAATCAGACCGCCGAACAGATAATGGCTGCCCTTTGGCCCGATCAATCACCCTCAAAAGCCTTGAGTAATTTTCACACTTCTCTTTATAGGGCACGCCGAGCCACCTCACCCAGTATCATAGTTATGAACGACGGGCACTATCTCATCAACAAAGACCTTAGAATCTATTTCGACGTGTCGGATTTTATTCAACTGATGGAACCCAAATTGCCTGATGAGGAAGATTCCATATTTTATGAACGTCTCGGACAGGCAATTAACGTCTACCGCGGGGCGTTCCTGGAAGGACTACAAAGTGAATGGATCGAGACAGTTCGTCGAGAGTTGGAGGAGAAGTATCTTAGAACTCTTTCGATATTGGCTTGCTATTACAGGAAGCAAAAACAATTTCTCAAGGCTATACCTATTATCGAAAAAGCAACACGTGTTGATGAATTTCAAGATGATTTATACTGCGATCTAGTTGAGTGCCACATCGCCCTAGGTGATCGTCTTTCAGCACTGAGAGTTTACCAGAGGTATCATTCTAAGATACTCCGTGAGATCGGTTCCGAACCCTCTTCTAGGTTCCTGGAATTACTAAAACGTTAA
- a CDS encoding TrlF family AAA-like ATPase: MPASVSDLNIFLNNPGWARFMKTNLHLHTPATSWDWDAVEGQTRQASNISIAEYFESLNKTSLDLVAITDHNCVSWCGPLIELATAARKSGKSKIHILPGVEITTYEGPHIVGIFDESSDLEKIELMLTRLGMSGKGEKEDKVGRFPGAKSPHTIQEVFKEIDSLGGIVVGPHVDNADGLWGFKDFRSRNQVLNDQLIRILAAPSGTIKKVREADGAVRLLFKNMDTKIITNSFGFLNTSDSHRLEDFEEKVTWIKMTRPGLEGVRQLVYEPELRVSHEIHEIEDKTGRLEFREGFFFVEPSPLPYPYPKIIGISINGGMLDGLKVALSPNQNSIIGRNYAGKSALLDCIRFALNVIPSDPDKLAKFTDRMKAFVGDGGDVTLYLSAEEKTYAVTRILTSTKVGKGPKGVPQITGAPDVYLLWNGSEFKRESSKNIHQVFPIEVYPQGEVTKIKENADQQMHIVDSLNGIKLLKDEVELFELGGIKTIRGELKDNRESIVNKLKRKEELNEATSGIDQLRTEIEDLESLSTSPSVIEKKLWAEQELKIENHTKELLRFKPKWNSANLVPQTQDNKIGIEPGGKETRDIEFKPESAPPADYSTQASNIFKTTIKKLDESILNGSHAISEGIENLSVLEKSRKSRSDELDEKILNSAIPGDARAIGDSLIDHITEKRKTLAGLLDQNRELEGVEKEIAELIRMRKELLQRYGEKWSDIKKKRQEVVQMISRGSASNIKAELMIDVDKTLYKDKLTDIVDRFTSVAVRISHKEDQLALVTDGASPNELADIVKGHVSKGITDKCSGVTPNTESVLFCMTDSDVLELQECPLDDRFVISYQREGDTDYTPVDSGLSGGEQTLALISVAMVPKGLPLIIDQPEDELGPGLITHELVEQIRKVKSERQLIFVTHVPNIPVLADSELVLCVEQKIGANGKKSKLKCFGSLEDADVVGQLLELDGGNIAFEKRSQRYSRATKSKSKL; the protein is encoded by the coding sequence ATGCCTGCCTCAGTATCGGACCTAAATATATTCTTGAATAACCCCGGTTGGGCTAGATTCATGAAAACTAATTTACATCTTCACACCCCGGCAACATCATGGGATTGGGATGCAGTCGAAGGACAGACTAGGCAGGCTAGTAATATAAGCATCGCAGAATACTTCGAGTCGTTAAACAAGACTTCACTGGATTTAGTTGCAATTACGGATCACAATTGTGTTTCTTGGTGCGGACCCCTGATTGAACTTGCAACAGCAGCTCGCAAATCGGGCAAAAGTAAGATTCATATCCTGCCTGGGGTCGAAATAACGACATATGAAGGTCCACATATCGTTGGAATTTTTGATGAGTCTTCTGATTTAGAGAAGATTGAGTTGATGTTGACTCGGCTTGGAATGTCCGGCAAAGGGGAAAAGGAAGATAAGGTTGGTAGGTTCCCGGGTGCCAAGTCGCCGCATACCATCCAAGAAGTATTCAAGGAGATAGATTCGTTGGGAGGGATCGTTGTCGGACCGCATGTTGATAACGCGGATGGTCTTTGGGGATTTAAGGATTTTAGATCACGTAATCAAGTATTAAATGACCAGCTTATTCGGATTTTAGCAGCACCATCTGGAACAATAAAGAAGGTGCGCGAAGCTGATGGGGCAGTGCGCTTATTGTTCAAGAATATGGATACGAAGATTATTACCAACTCTTTTGGATTTCTGAACACATCAGACTCCCACCGCCTAGAAGACTTTGAAGAGAAGGTGACGTGGATAAAGATGACCAGACCCGGCCTAGAAGGGGTTCGGCAATTGGTTTATGAGCCAGAATTACGTGTCAGTCATGAGATTCATGAAATCGAAGACAAAACAGGCAGGTTAGAATTTAGAGAAGGCTTCTTTTTTGTGGAACCCAGTCCGCTTCCTTACCCATATCCAAAAATTATTGGAATTTCCATCAATGGGGGGATGCTGGACGGATTGAAGGTAGCATTAAGCCCAAATCAAAACAGCATAATTGGGCGTAATTACGCTGGGAAATCAGCGTTATTAGATTGCATTAGGTTTGCATTGAATGTAATTCCTAGCGACCCGGATAAATTAGCCAAGTTCACGGATAGGATGAAGGCGTTTGTTGGAGATGGCGGAGATGTGACCTTATATCTCTCCGCCGAGGAAAAGACCTACGCAGTTACAAGGATTCTCACCTCGACCAAAGTTGGGAAGGGACCAAAGGGGGTGCCGCAGATCACAGGCGCCCCTGATGTCTATTTGTTATGGAATGGATCGGAATTCAAGCGCGAAAGTAGTAAGAACATCCACCAGGTGTTCCCAATCGAAGTCTATCCCCAAGGCGAGGTGACAAAGATAAAGGAAAATGCTGACCAGCAGATGCATATCGTTGATTCCCTGAACGGAATCAAATTATTAAAGGATGAAGTTGAATTGTTTGAATTGGGTGGTATTAAAACCATTCGGGGAGAACTTAAAGATAATCGCGAAAGCATCGTAAACAAATTGAAAAGAAAAGAAGAGTTGAATGAGGCAACATCAGGGATTGATCAGTTGCGGACCGAAATAGAAGATCTTGAATCGTTAAGCACATCGCCATCGGTAATCGAAAAAAAACTTTGGGCTGAACAAGAATTGAAGATTGAAAATCACACAAAGGAGTTACTGCGTTTCAAGCCCAAATGGAATTCAGCCAACTTGGTTCCGCAAACTCAAGATAATAAAATAGGGATAGAGCCGGGAGGAAAAGAGACTAGGGATATCGAATTCAAGCCTGAATCTGCACCACCAGCAGATTATTCTACGCAGGCGTCAAACATCTTCAAAACGACAATTAAAAAACTTGACGAAAGTATTTTGAACGGAAGTCATGCAATCAGTGAAGGTATTGAAAATCTTTCAGTGCTAGAAAAATCTAGGAAATCTCGATCCGATGAACTAGATGAAAAGATTCTCAATTCAGCAATACCTGGGGATGCGCGAGCAATAGGCGATTCGCTAATCGACCACATTACGGAAAAGAGGAAAACACTTGCAGGGTTGCTCGATCAAAATAGGGAATTAGAGGGAGTGGAAAAAGAAATTGCAGAGCTAATTCGCATGCGAAAAGAACTTCTGCAAAGATACGGCGAAAAATGGAGCGATATAAAAAAGAAGCGACAAGAAGTAGTCCAGATGATTTCAAGAGGCTCGGCATCGAATATAAAAGCTGAGTTGATGATCGATGTGGATAAAACGCTCTATAAGGACAAACTAACTGATATCGTGGATCGGTTTACGAGCGTGGCAGTGCGCATATCGCATAAAGAAGACCAATTGGCTCTTGTAACTGACGGTGCATCCCCAAATGAACTAGCTGATATAGTGAAAGGACACGTTAGTAAAGGAATTACGGATAAGTGCTCCGGAGTGACGCCGAACACGGAGAGCGTCCTGTTTTGCATGACAGATTCCGATGTCCTGGAGTTACAAGAATGTCCACTTGATGATAGATTTGTGATAAGTTATCAACGGGAAGGCGACACAGACTATACACCAGTAGATTCGGGTCTGTCTGGAGGAGAGCAGACTCTTGCATTAATATCCGTAGCCATGGTGCCGAAGGGGTTGCCTTTAATCATTGATCAACCCGAAGACGAATTAGGTCCTGGATTGATAACTCATGAACTTGTTGAACAAATACGTAAGGTCAAGTCAGAGAGGCAACTCATATTCGTGACACATGTTCCCAACATACCAGTGCTAGCAGATAGCGAGTTGGTACTTTGCGTTGAGCAGAAAATCGGAGCGAATGGGAAAAAATCAAAACTTAAGTGTTTTGGATCCCTTGAGGATGCCGATGTTGTTGGGCAATTATTGGAATTGGATGGTGGAAATATAGCTTTTGAGAAGCGGAGTCAAAGATACTCGCGTGCGACAAAGTCCAAATCAAAATTGTGA
- a CDS encoding SMODS domain-containing nucleotidyltransferase has translation MGLAEWFSTYCSNICVQNGPTISTRYKMITQRLNLDFWSIYSEISHSLYVGSYGRNTAINGVSDIDMVFELPANVFEKYNAYISNGQSALLQAVRSSLLKTYPNSRVGGDGQVVAIDFADGITFEIVPVFTNDDGSYIFPDSNDGGKWRTTNPRAEIQAIRERNSNCNENLYRLCRMMRSWKSQWDVPIGGLLIDTFAHQFIGNWSNRDKSFYYYDFMCRDFFKWVSEQSPDQMLWRAPGSNQYVFAKGPFIKKASKCHDIALEAIEHEMATPKREWSAKQKWREIFGTEFPS, from the coding sequence ATGGGATTAGCCGAATGGTTTTCGACTTATTGTTCTAATATCTGTGTTCAAAACGGGCCGACAATATCGACCCGGTATAAAATGATAACACAACGTTTAAATTTAGATTTCTGGAGTATTTATTCCGAGATTTCCCACAGTTTGTACGTGGGGTCCTACGGAAGAAATACCGCAATAAATGGTGTCAGTGACATTGATATGGTATTCGAATTACCTGCTAATGTTTTCGAAAAGTACAATGCTTATATTAGTAATGGTCAATCAGCTCTATTACAAGCTGTCAGGTCATCTTTACTAAAAACATACCCTAACTCTCGGGTGGGCGGCGATGGTCAAGTTGTGGCAATAGATTTTGCTGACGGAATTACATTTGAAATCGTTCCAGTATTCACAAACGATGATGGAAGTTATATTTTCCCTGATTCAAATGACGGAGGAAAGTGGAGAACAACAAACCCCAGAGCCGAAATTCAAGCAATCAGGGAAAGAAACTCGAATTGTAACGAGAACCTTTATCGGCTTTGTAGGATGATGCGCTCCTGGAAGTCCCAGTGGGACGTCCCAATAGGAGGCTTATTGATCGACACTTTTGCACATCAGTTTATTGGGAATTGGTCTAATCGCGACAAATCTTTTTATTACTATGATTTCATGTGCCGAGACTTTTTCAAATGGGTTTCAGAACAAAGTCCCGATCAGATGCTCTGGAGAGCCCCGGGGAGTAATCAATATGTTTTTGCAAAAGGGCCGTTCATAAAGAAAGCTTCAAAATGCCATGATATCGCTCTGGAAGCAATTGAACATGAAATGGCCACACCAAAGAGAGAATGGTCCGCAAAACAAAAATGGAGAGAGATTTTTGGAACAGAATTCCCCAGCTGA